In Acaryochloris marina S15, a single genomic region encodes these proteins:
- a CDS encoding TROVE domain-containing protein, translated as MTYKFLTNTARTPQTQPIPGRDAEMVQGRSGGYMFDLGIWGMLRRCLLIGTAQSTYYADKHELTDDFIHVIQQCVHENPQRTAEEILYASDGRSINNSAPILALVLLSMGETQTAKQAFVELFPQVVRTGSHFYEWLNYTKSLRGFGKIIRQCGTAWLSNPDAKALAYQLLKYQQRHGFTHRDALRLFHVKPISEDHQALYHWVTQGWETLPETAPDALRQIWWYERVKRQPEATYEAITQGRLTHEMIAPIGQMDQRAWQLLLEGMPMGALLRNLGSLTALGVLAAHKSKNLKRVAAMLTNKQRLRKARIHPIDVLKALKTYASGGQVGRSRKTWTPIARVTDMLETALELSFETVAPTGKVFMHAIDVSGSMSYYTVGSVGLSCCEIATAMALATAKAEQNYAIRGFSTQFRDLGITARDSFRDALKKATDNNFGGTNAAVAYEWAIQHRFYADVFCFWTDSESYAGRQHPSQALAEYRRLVNPKAKAVYVTLAPCQLSLVDPSDLLSWDFGGFDPAAPRAIQMIAQGEI; from the coding sequence ATGACTTATAAATTTTTGACCAACACTGCCCGTACACCTCAGACCCAGCCCATTCCTGGCCGTGACGCTGAAATGGTCCAAGGTCGGTCTGGAGGCTATATGTTTGACCTAGGCATTTGGGGTATGCTGCGCCGATGCCTACTGATCGGTACAGCCCAAAGCACCTACTATGCCGATAAGCATGAGCTAACCGATGACTTTATTCATGTGATTCAGCAGTGTGTCCATGAGAATCCCCAGCGCACCGCTGAAGAGATCCTCTATGCCAGCGATGGCCGCTCCATCAACAACAGTGCCCCTATCTTGGCTTTAGTACTCTTATCCATGGGTGAAACCCAGACGGCCAAGCAGGCCTTTGTAGAGCTGTTCCCCCAAGTGGTACGAACCGGAAGCCATTTCTACGAGTGGTTGAACTACACCAAGTCCTTACGAGGCTTTGGTAAAATCATTCGCCAGTGCGGAACGGCATGGCTCTCTAACCCCGATGCCAAGGCCCTGGCCTATCAGTTGCTGAAGTACCAGCAGCGTCATGGCTTTACCCACCGGGATGCCTTGCGGCTGTTCCACGTCAAGCCCATCAGTGAAGACCACCAAGCCCTTTATCACTGGGTCACCCAGGGTTGGGAGACTTTACCTGAAACTGCTCCTGACGCCTTAAGACAAATTTGGTGGTACGAGCGGGTTAAGCGTCAGCCAGAGGCTACCTATGAGGCGATTACCCAAGGTCGCTTAACCCACGAGATGATCGCCCCCATTGGTCAGATGGATCAGCGGGCTTGGCAGCTCCTCTTAGAGGGAATGCCTATGGGAGCCCTACTGCGAAATCTGGGGTCTTTGACGGCACTAGGGGTTCTCGCAGCTCATAAGAGCAAGAACCTGAAGCGAGTGGCTGCGATGTTAACCAACAAGCAGCGGTTGCGTAAGGCTCGGATTCATCCAATTGATGTACTCAAAGCTTTGAAAACCTATGCATCTGGTGGTCAGGTGGGGCGGAGTCGCAAGACTTGGACCCCTATCGCCCGAGTCACCGATATGCTCGAAACGGCTCTTGAGCTGTCCTTCGAGACGGTTGCTCCGACGGGCAAAGTGTTTATGCATGCCATCGATGTATCAGGATCGATGTCCTACTATACCGTCGGTTCGGTAGGCCTCAGCTGTTGCGAGATTGCCACGGCAATGGCCCTAGCAACGGCCAAAGCTGAGCAGAATTACGCGATTCGCGGGTTCTCAACCCAGTTCCGTGACTTGGGTATCACAGCCCGAGATAGCTTCCGCGATGCGCTCAAGAAGGCAACGGATAATAATTTCGGAGGCACTAATGCAGCGGTGGCCTACGAGTGGGCGATTCAGCATCGCTTTTATGCCGATGTCTTCTGCTTCTGGACGGATTCCGAGTCCTACGCGGGACGACAGCATCCGAGTCAGGCTCTAGCGGAGTATCGGCGTCTGGTCAATCCAAAGGCTAAGGCAGTCTACGTGACCCTTGCGCCTTGCCAACTCTCCTTAGTAGATCCTTCGGATCTACTATCTTGGGACTTCGGTGGTTTCGACCCCGCAGCTCCACGAGCGATTCAAATGATTGCTCAAGGAGAGATCTAA
- a CDS encoding class I SAM-dependent methyltransferase gives MVPLLDQCCPLCQSGNASLFHQDDRAYFRCSDCLLVFVLPHQFLSAQDEKSRYDTHENSAEDAGYRRFLNRLFLPLSQCLLPQSCGLDFGSGPGPTLSGMFEEAGHSVALYDLFYAPDTKVLQRQYDFISASEVVEHLHHPRRELERLWSCLKPKGVLGIMTKQVIDQAAFPHWHYKRDLTHVCFFSIETFEWLAHHWQAALTISGNDVVLLTKT, from the coding sequence ATCGTTCCTCTTCTAGATCAGTGTTGTCCGTTATGCCAGTCAGGTAACGCGAGCCTATTTCACCAAGATGATCGGGCCTATTTTCGTTGCTCTGACTGTCTTTTGGTCTTTGTGCTCCCCCATCAGTTTTTGTCAGCACAAGATGAAAAGTCTAGATACGATACTCACGAAAATTCTGCTGAGGATGCAGGGTATCGTCGCTTTCTGAATCGGCTTTTTCTGCCCTTGTCCCAGTGTTTGCTTCCCCAGAGCTGTGGACTCGATTTTGGGTCGGGACCAGGACCGACTCTATCGGGCATGTTTGAGGAAGCTGGACATTCTGTGGCACTCTACGATCTGTTCTATGCCCCAGATACTAAGGTGTTGCAACGACAGTACGATTTTATTTCTGCATCTGAGGTGGTTGAACATCTCCATCATCCTCGACGAGAGCTTGAACGATTATGGTCTTGCCTAAAGCCCAAGGGTGTATTGGGGATTATGACCAAGCAAGTTATTGATCAGGCGGCTTTTCCTCACTGGCATTACAAACGTGATCTGACCCATGTGTGTTTCTTTTCGATTGAGACGTTTGAATGGTTGGCCCATCATTGGCAGGCAGCTCTGACCATTTCAGGAAACGATGTGGTTCTGCTGACAAAAACTTAA
- a CDS encoding class I SAM-dependent methyltransferase — MNIPNIPNYVKGWLTDTEAQFLYTRAKACPPETVIVEIGSWKGKSTICLSQGSAAGENVPIYAVDPHQEDSYQEFEHNVSSAGVRELVTPMVKTSAEACEGWTQSIGLLFIDGNHEHDMVEQDYLLWSPFVVEGGTIAFHDSTSSPFNQLMGYLGPKRVVDKYLFQSKAFKNIGFTGTTTYATKELAQTVTDTLARWSTRGQKLLPDSLMLIHHHVLLKLPSGVLKGIRRLMGYQKLTLGR; from the coding sequence ATGAATATTCCCAACATTCCTAACTATGTGAAGGGATGGCTTACTGATACAGAAGCACAATTCCTTTATACGAGAGCCAAGGCCTGTCCCCCTGAAACAGTCATCGTAGAAATCGGTTCCTGGAAAGGCAAGTCAACGATTTGCCTCAGCCAAGGCTCAGCGGCAGGCGAAAATGTTCCTATCTATGCTGTTGACCCCCACCAAGAAGACTCTTATCAAGAGTTTGAACATAATGTATCGAGTGCTGGTGTTAGGGAGTTAGTGACTCCGATGGTTAAAACATCAGCCGAGGCCTGTGAAGGATGGACCCAGTCGATAGGGTTGCTGTTTATTGATGGGAACCATGAACATGACATGGTGGAGCAGGATTATTTGCTATGGTCTCCTTTTGTTGTAGAAGGGGGAACGATTGCCTTTCATGATTCGACGAGTAGCCCGTTCAATCAGCTTATGGGCTATTTAGGACCCAAACGAGTGGTGGATAAATACCTGTTTCAATCCAAGGCATTTAAGAATATTGGGTTTACGGGTACGACGACCTATGCCACCAAAGAGCTTGCCCAGACAGTGACTGATACCTTGGCTCGGTGGTCTACACGTGGGCAGAAATTGCTCCCTGATAGCCTGATGCTCATACATCACCATGTTTTGCTAAAGCTGCCCTCGGGTGTGCTTAAGGGGATTCGCAGACTTATGGGATATCAGAAACTGACTTTAGGCAGATAA
- a CDS encoding glycosyltransferase family 39 protein yields the protein MRSLSVLFALASVGLIYVLGTRLDSKVTGVTAALLLTLSPLFINHAQEIRMYTLGTCLALAGTLALTQALQEHKVAPVFAWAIARWLMFLTAPLNIAMIFADFLLVGWHFRRHHKLLMMFGISALFLGAACLPTFLITAKGSGDVLQTWALYQPRPGLKSLPGMLTRFTIWSVKPPFDISWLGPLINIYTLVLVGVVVFLIATKPWKSSIGWVIVWWFIPQSAVFVASYLTSSLWIERYLLFTAPYALVMLAAGFTRIWKWKWSVALGIVILYSIVVGGGLSRYYADTHRSDWRGVVQTLSQQVQAGDQIAVHANPTVFKYYYQGSAPTQFMDIVSKNRTLEEIDQVLEDIPTFESRLWLTYEHTAFVTDEGHDRFRQAVVDKFQLQEKQEFEDVDLFLLTPKSD from the coding sequence ATGAGGAGTTTATCAGTTCTATTTGCATTAGCCAGTGTTGGCTTAATTTATGTATTAGGGACTCGGCTGGATAGCAAAGTCACAGGGGTTACGGCAGCACTCCTTTTAACGCTCTCGCCCTTATTTATCAACCATGCCCAAGAAATCCGCATGTATACCTTGGGAACTTGTCTTGCCTTAGCCGGGACATTAGCGCTCACGCAAGCCTTGCAAGAGCATAAAGTTGCCCCTGTCTTTGCATGGGCGATTGCGCGGTGGTTGATGTTTTTGACAGCGCCCTTAAATATCGCGATGATATTTGCTGATTTTTTGCTGGTAGGGTGGCATTTTCGGCGACATCACAAACTGCTGATGATGTTTGGTATCAGTGCGTTATTTCTGGGGGCTGCCTGTTTACCCACTTTTTTAATTACGGCTAAAGGGAGCGGAGATGTTCTGCAAACTTGGGCCCTTTATCAACCTCGTCCAGGTCTGAAGAGTTTGCCGGGGATGCTAACCCGGTTTACGATTTGGTCGGTAAAACCGCCTTTTGATATCTCTTGGTTAGGGCCGCTGATTAATATCTATACCTTAGTGTTAGTGGGAGTGGTTGTTTTTCTGATCGCAACCAAACCTTGGAAGTCATCGATTGGTTGGGTGATTGTCTGGTGGTTTATTCCTCAGTCAGCCGTTTTTGTAGCGTCCTATCTCACTAGTTCTTTATGGATTGAACGGTATTTACTCTTTACCGCTCCCTATGCATTAGTGATGTTGGCCGCAGGGTTTACCCGAATTTGGAAGTGGAAATGGTCTGTTGCCCTGGGGATTGTCATTCTCTATTCCATTGTTGTGGGTGGCGGGCTGTCTCGCTACTATGCTGACACTCATCGATCGGACTGGCGTGGTGTTGTCCAAACCCTCTCTCAGCAAGTGCAGGCGGGTGATCAGATTGCGGTTCATGCTAACCCAACCGTGTTCAAGTATTATTACCAGGGTTCAGCTCCCACCCAATTTATGGACATTGTCAGTAAAAATAGAACACTCGAAGAGATTGATCAGGTCTTAGAAGATATTCCAACGTTTGAATCGCGTCTGTGGCTGACCTATGAACATACGGCATTTGTCACGGATGAAGGCCATGACCGCTTTCGACAGGCAGTCGTCGATAAATTCCAACTCCAAGAGAAGCAAGAGTTCGAAGATGTAGATCTGTTCTTACTAACGCCGAAGTCAGACTGA
- a CDS encoding family 16 glycoside hydrolase — translation MPLNKLADTGQPLPLPDLQRTTFAIDGIARFVCNTWSEIQAAQMGGPFDVVVIGSGMYGAYCATKIFEFTQTAAVKPRILVLEAGPFLISEHFQNMTRIGGLFGVTLEPIVESDRAQFTEPNYANSGQFVQHHKCVGGKSLFWGGWTPRLTEADLNQWPDDVRDYLLQTGQPDGYEFVEREIGAVPAADFINGELFDIIKQKASSVLGENERLTAVEDAPIAVLGQSPGSGLFSLDKFSSLPLLLDNIRQDNDQTNANNNARRLFLVPNAEVLKLETVNGVVTEIVVALKNQFADNPKDTTQAQVVRLPLQPSASVVLAGNTINSTRLALNSFPRPAALAPNGELMGRNLMAHVRGNFVWKVKRDLLGVPDQLKTELQTAALNIRGKTNTPAGEGQFHFQFYAAPNMNTPAFPGAANNPEEFLYRMVPNFEELDKILEAQTSGPISDRIVIGIRTCGEMFGDKTAAVGNINSPTSWMNVNPFGGTGDDLYFENGQELRVPKAFVRFVETPADKKVREDQSGSAFKFISTLAGQPLASADDTDANGNIQYFDPDRETSDEDGIGTTYHECGSLWMGRDFRNSVTDVNGRFHHIYNAYCADQALFPTAGSANPVPTGLALARKVARSIVERYQPAMPSTDEAGFQPLYTGNYAADGWQYVGGQFDGQIPFFDVNGDQAILSAGIENPGFNSVLGVLWYTPTSFRDFVFKLEWRSFDITANSGIFLRIPRPLILDSDNFYNSSIEVQIDERGLQFSPANSVYGSPFHRTGAVYEVFPAQQWAAKQISSRDGNGRDFWNSYEIRLEGNQIEVKLNDQLVCQGTFPELQPPGQANAPNTNGTKRSDGFIGLQCHTEVVQFRNIRIRPL, via the coding sequence ATGCCGTTAAATAAACTGGCTGATACCGGTCAGCCACTGCCCCTACCCGATCTGCAGAGAACCACCTTTGCCATCGATGGGATTGCTCGCTTTGTCTGCAATACCTGGTCCGAAATTCAAGCGGCTCAAATGGGTGGACCTTTTGATGTCGTGGTGATTGGGTCTGGCATGTATGGTGCCTACTGTGCCACCAAAATCTTTGAATTTACCCAAACGGCAGCGGTGAAGCCTCGCATTTTAGTCCTAGAGGCGGGGCCCTTCTTAATCAGTGAACATTTCCAAAATATGACTCGGATTGGGGGCTTATTCGGTGTCACCCTGGAGCCTATCGTCGAGTCAGATCGGGCGCAATTTACGGAACCCAACTATGCCAATAGCGGTCAGTTTGTCCAGCACCACAAGTGTGTTGGTGGGAAATCTCTGTTTTGGGGTGGGTGGACACCGCGGCTGACGGAGGCAGACCTCAACCAATGGCCGGATGATGTGCGAGATTACTTACTCCAAACCGGGCAGCCTGATGGGTATGAATTTGTAGAACGCGAAATTGGAGCCGTGCCCGCCGCCGATTTTATCAATGGCGAGCTGTTCGACATCATCAAGCAAAAGGCCAGTAGCGTTCTGGGAGAGAACGAACGCTTAACCGCTGTAGAAGATGCCCCAATTGCGGTATTAGGGCAATCCCCAGGTTCAGGGCTCTTTAGTCTGGATAAGTTCAGCAGCTTGCCTTTGCTGTTGGATAATATTCGCCAAGATAACGACCAAACCAATGCCAATAATAATGCCCGCCGCCTGTTTCTGGTTCCCAATGCCGAAGTCTTGAAACTCGAAACGGTAAATGGGGTGGTCACGGAAATCGTGGTGGCCTTGAAAAATCAGTTTGCTGATAATCCTAAGGACACCACCCAGGCCCAAGTGGTCCGGTTGCCGCTCCAGCCTAGTGCCTCCGTTGTCTTGGCTGGGAATACCATCAACTCCACTCGCCTCGCCCTCAATTCTTTTCCGCGACCTGCGGCCTTAGCGCCCAATGGAGAACTGATGGGCCGCAACTTAATGGCCCATGTGCGCGGCAACTTTGTCTGGAAAGTGAAGCGTGACCTCCTAGGGGTGCCCGACCAGCTCAAGACTGAACTGCAAACGGCTGCCCTTAATATTCGAGGCAAAACGAATACCCCTGCGGGCGAAGGACAGTTTCATTTCCAGTTTTATGCAGCTCCTAATATGAATACCCCGGCCTTTCCCGGAGCCGCCAATAATCCCGAAGAATTCCTTTACCGGATGGTGCCTAACTTTGAGGAGCTGGACAAGATATTGGAAGCACAAACTTCAGGACCGATTAGCGATCGCATCGTTATCGGCATTCGTACCTGCGGGGAAATGTTCGGGGATAAAACCGCTGCTGTTGGCAATATCAATTCCCCCACCAGCTGGATGAACGTCAATCCCTTTGGGGGAACTGGGGATGATCTCTACTTTGAAAATGGCCAAGAATTGCGGGTTCCTAAAGCTTTTGTTCGATTTGTAGAAACCCCCGCTGACAAAAAAGTGCGAGAAGATCAGTCCGGCTCCGCCTTTAAGTTTATTTCTACCTTAGCGGGGCAACCTCTTGCGAGTGCGGATGATACCGATGCCAATGGCAATATCCAGTATTTCGATCCGGATCGGGAGACCAGTGACGAAGATGGCATTGGCACCACCTACCATGAGTGCGGCTCCCTCTGGATGGGTAGAGACTTCCGCAACTCAGTCACGGATGTAAATGGCAGATTTCACCATATCTACAACGCCTATTGCGCCGATCAAGCCCTATTCCCTACGGCTGGATCCGCTAATCCCGTACCCACCGGTCTGGCCTTAGCCCGTAAGGTAGCCCGCTCGATTGTGGAACGGTATCAGCCTGCTATGCCCAGCACCGATGAAGCTGGGTTTCAGCCCCTCTATACTGGCAACTATGCTGCCGATGGTTGGCAATATGTAGGGGGGCAGTTTGATGGCCAAATCCCCTTCTTCGATGTCAATGGGGATCAAGCCATTCTGAGCGCTGGTATTGAAAATCCTGGGTTTAATAGTGTGCTTGGGGTCCTTTGGTATACCCCCACTAGCTTTAGGGACTTTGTCTTCAAGTTAGAGTGGAGAAGCTTTGATATTACTGCCAATTCCGGTATTTTTCTCCGCATCCCGAGGCCACTAATTCTTGACAGTGATAACTTCTATAATTCATCGATAGAAGTTCAAATTGATGAGCGGGGCTTACAGTTTAGTCCTGCCAATAGCGTCTATGGCAGTCCGTTTCATCGGACGGGAGCCGTGTATGAAGTCTTCCCGGCACAGCAATGGGCTGCGAAGCAGATTAGCTCTCGTGATGGCAATGGTCGGGATTTCTGGAATAGCTATGAAATTAGGCTAGAAGGGAATCAGATTGAGGTGAAACTCAACGACCAGCTGGTGTGTCAAGGTACGTTTCCTGAGCTGCAGCCGCCGGGACAAGCAAATGCACCTAATACCAATGGCACAAAGCGATCGGATGGCTTTATTGGTTTGCAGTGCCATACCGAAGTGGTGCAGTTTCGGAATATTCGGATCCGACCGTTATAA
- a CDS encoding IctB family putative bicarbonate transporter: MNTIWQTLTLNNIQSLQWRQGSLFWRLLAFLRQWRQGSWLLQWHQEIGAVLLTAVFALAPFVPNSLTGLLAMACGGFWLLLTLSDDLRPHRFSPIYLLVFLFWGVTIIATALSPVKMAAASGLVKMTLYVFVFVLAERVVRSPRLRSWLIAVYLHTAIVVSIYGVRQKFFGAEALATWVDPNSTTADEVRVYSYLGNPNLLAAYILPAILFSICALVVWQRWGAKLLAGTMLLVHCACMYWTGCRGAWIGLVLAIFVMAMMTLYLLLPRLPRFWQIWAFPLTIGTIVGAVALGILFVAPLRNRALSVFSGHDDSSNSFRLNVWAGVQDMIQRRPILGIGPGNVAFNKIYPLFQRPNYTALSAYSIYLETLVETGVVGFASLMWLLALIFQQAWVQFHKLRQLKSQDVWWLVGAIASILGMLIHGFVDTVWYRPEINTLWWLTVAIVASYYRQTTAADTAVSP, translated from the coding sequence ATGAATACCATTTGGCAGACATTGACCTTGAACAATATCCAATCTCTGCAGTGGCGGCAAGGCAGTCTGTTCTGGCGACTGCTCGCCTTCCTCCGCCAATGGCGGCAGGGCAGCTGGTTGTTGCAATGGCATCAGGAAATTGGTGCAGTCTTGCTAACGGCGGTTTTTGCCCTGGCTCCCTTTGTCCCTAATAGTCTGACGGGATTATTAGCGATGGCTTGTGGCGGTTTTTGGCTGTTGCTAACCCTGTCGGATGACCTAAGACCGCATCGATTTTCCCCGATTTATCTACTGGTGTTTTTGTTCTGGGGAGTGACGATCATTGCTACGGCCCTGTCGCCGGTGAAGATGGCAGCAGCCTCTGGGCTGGTGAAAATGACTCTGTATGTGTTTGTTTTTGTTCTGGCGGAGCGGGTAGTGAGGTCGCCTCGATTACGCTCCTGGCTGATCGCCGTCTATCTGCATACGGCGATCGTTGTGTCTATTTATGGGGTGCGGCAAAAATTCTTTGGGGCAGAAGCCCTAGCCACTTGGGTTGATCCCAACTCCACTACCGCCGATGAGGTGAGAGTCTATAGTTACTTGGGCAATCCCAACTTGCTGGCAGCCTATATTTTACCCGCCATCCTCTTTAGCATCTGTGCCCTGGTGGTTTGGCAGCGTTGGGGCGCTAAACTCCTGGCCGGGACAATGCTGCTGGTTCACTGTGCCTGTATGTACTGGACGGGCTGCCGAGGGGCTTGGATTGGCTTAGTCCTGGCTATTTTTGTGATGGCCATGATGACGCTGTATTTGTTATTGCCTCGCTTACCCCGGTTTTGGCAGATTTGGGCGTTTCCCCTCACCATCGGCACGATTGTCGGCGCGGTCGCTTTGGGGATTTTATTTGTGGCTCCCCTCCGCAACCGAGCGTTGAGTGTCTTTTCAGGCCATGACGATAGCAGCAATAGCTTTCGACTCAATGTGTGGGCCGGGGTGCAGGACATGATCCAGAGACGTCCGATCTTGGGAATTGGACCTGGTAACGTAGCCTTTAACAAGATTTATCCTCTATTTCAAAGACCTAATTACACGGCTCTAAGTGCCTACTCGATTTATTTAGAAACCTTGGTGGAGACTGGGGTTGTTGGGTTCGCCAGCTTGATGTGGCTGCTTGCCCTGATTTTTCAGCAAGCCTGGGTGCAGTTTCACAAGCTGCGTCAGCTCAAGAGCCAGGATGTTTGGTGGTTAGTGGGTGCTATTGCATCCATCCTTGGCATGCTTATTCATGGGTTTGTGGATACGGTTTGGTATCGCCCTGAAATCAATACTCTGTGGTGGTTAACGGTGGCCATCGTCGCCAGCTATTATCGCCAAACCACTGCGGCTGATACCGCCGTATCGCCCTGA
- a CDS encoding response regulator transcription factor, with protein sequence MTGHLLLVDDEPGLREAVQAYLEDSGFTVDVASNAKAGWDLLQQRIPDLVISDIMMPEVDGYQFLAQLREDARFMRLPIVFLTARGMTKDRIEGYNAGVDAYLSKPFDPDELVAIVTNLLTRKEAKDANATTDIADLANQVAEIRAILMNRAPLPTQNTPTIKIDFTPREQSVLDLVAVGLMNKEIARRLETSVRNVEKYVSRLFSKTGTNSRTELVRFALENGLTQ encoded by the coding sequence ATGACCGGGCATTTATTATTGGTAGACGATGAGCCAGGATTGCGAGAAGCCGTGCAAGCCTACCTCGAAGACAGCGGCTTTACCGTTGATGTTGCCAGTAATGCCAAAGCCGGATGGGACTTGCTGCAGCAGCGAATTCCCGACCTGGTGATTTCTGACATTATGATGCCTGAAGTCGATGGCTATCAATTTCTGGCCCAACTGCGGGAAGATGCGCGGTTTATGCGATTGCCTATCGTGTTTTTAACGGCCCGAGGCATGACCAAGGACCGGATTGAAGGCTATAACGCCGGGGTGGATGCCTATCTCTCCAAGCCCTTTGACCCGGACGAACTCGTTGCCATTGTCACCAATCTGCTGACCCGCAAAGAAGCCAAAGACGCCAATGCGACTACCGATATTGCCGATTTAGCCAATCAGGTAGCTGAAATTCGGGCCATTCTAATGAACCGTGCCCCTTTGCCTACCCAAAATACCCCCACGATCAAAATTGACTTTACCCCTCGCGAACAGAGTGTCTTAGATCTGGTTGCCGTAGGGCTGATGAACAAAGAGATTGCCCGCCGCTTAGAAACTAGCGTCCGCAATGTCGAGAAATATGTGAGCCGACTTTTTAGTAAAACAGGCACCAATAGTCGGACAGAACTGGTACGCTTTGCCTTGGAGAACGGTCTGACACAGTAA